DNA from Trichomycterus rosablanca isolate fTriRos1 chromosome 23, fTriRos1.hap1, whole genome shotgun sequence:
CTTACAGCATTCACTAACAGTATTCACAGTAAACATTAGTCTTATGGTGCATGCACAGCATACAAAAATAGGATAGGATAAGACTTTATttatccccttagggaaattaacttacAGCAGTAGgaagacagaaaaaaacagaaagaaatacaactaagtgaaaatattgcacacatagtgtgtagttgtttactctaaaacacatcaaaaaattatatatacattagaaatatgcaaaatatattacgtattgcacttattgtaataCATTACACATTGCATTTCTTATTACACCATGAACATGTAGGTATAGGTATGAGTGAcgttacatattattattgttgtaagcCCTGATGGTAGCGCTCCTTCTTACACAGTGGATGGAGGAGTCTGGTGctgaaggagcttgttaggtcccctacagactcatgtagtggatgtgCGGTGTTGTCCAggatggatgacagcttggctatcatcctcctttctcccacctcctctacaggttGGAGAGGAAAGTTCAGGACAGAGCTCGCTTTCTTGATGAGCTTGTTTAGTCTTTTTCTGTCTCCTGCTGAGATTGCACCTCCCCAGCACACCACTCCATAGAAGATGGCTGATGCTACCACAGTGTCATAGAAAGATCTTAGCAGTAGTCGGCACACTCCAAAGGACCTCAGTCTCCTCAGTAGGTGGAGGCGACTTTGGCCCTTTCTATATAGGGCATCCGAGTTGctagaccagtccagtttgttattgaggtgaacacccaggtatttGTTCTCCTTCACTATCTCAATGTCCAAACACTGGATGCTCACAGGTGTGGTGTGATGCAACTTTTTTCTGAAGTCAATCACCAATTCTTTAGTTTTACTGGTGTTAATGTGAAGCACATTTAGTTCACACCAGGTAACAAAGTCCTTGATGATCCTCCTATATTCCGGTTTGTTCCCATCAGATAAACATCCAACAATGTATAGGTATATCCAACAATGTAGGTATATCCAACAATACCTACGTCCAGAAATGTAGGTATTTATATGTAAACGTTGGTCTTATGGTGCATGCGTAGCAtacaaattttttttcttttaatgggATGCTGTACGCTTGTCGCTTATCAGTCAACTGTCTATTAATGACGGTTGGTTATCTGTTAAAAGAAATTTAGAATTAGCATCTGTAATTTAAATGGTTATTTTAAGCAACAGCATTAACAGAAGGGTtaatcaaataatatatatacacttttcATTTTCATAAACCACCTGGTTAGAGTCGTGGTGGGTTCGGTTTCACCATGAAACACTgtgtgcaaggcagaaatacactggacagggtgccaacccATCCCTAAACGTAGCCAATCATTTACGTGTAGATGCCCACCCAGCCTATGAGTAGTGATGGGCTTGCTTTATACACTTCTGCATCAGCCAAGCAGTTTGTAAACTGATTAAAatactacatttattttattgtgaatAATAGGAGCTTGGTGATAAATTTACAGCCCACTTTTATGTACATGTTATGTCTCATGGCATGTTGCTATTGATTGAGCTATTGTAATGGCTGACGAGTCTTAATGCTCTGTTTTTTGGTGTTTTATCGTTTCTTAATTGCAGGAGGACCCTGCCCTCACCCGCTGGATATTCGCACGTACCGAGGTATATAACCACTTCAGACCATCGCCCAAATCATCGCTGATCGCCGGCTTGGTTGGAGTCGTCCCACTTTTTGTGCTGTATTATGTACTGAAGACTGACAGGGTAAGTAAACTGGGAACTCGAGACATGAATGTTTCTGCTGTTGTATCCATCAGAGGTCAAGTAAATTTTTCATAGAACTGAGTCAGTTCCTTGCCTTACGCTCATACCTAATCAAAAAtggtaaacaaataaaaaggaaTTCACACCATTAAACCAACTTCTTAAATGCCACCTTTAGGACTAGTAAAATATTGATTCCTTTATTTATGATCATTCTGCACAATAACGAGTTTGAAATGACGGCCGCAGCCCTGCAGtctttctttaaatatttactCTGCTGATGTTTAATTGTGGACTTTTGTGGTGCAAGGGGTTTACTAATAATAGGTATGCAAAATTGCCAATTTCTATTAACCTTCAAGCTTCGTGTCGcattatatacaatataattagCACGTTTTGAATTAAAAAGTCTTTACTGCCACGCtgactttatttaaataaagcataATGTCGAAAAATAGTCGTTTTATGTAGTTAGTCTAATCATAGAGTAAAGATGCGGTTGAGAAATTAATGCTCTTTTAGACTAATTATAAATtagttaataaaaattattagttaaaatatagatataattatatatgattataaaatgaaaataataataaataaataataaacctttATACTGCgatatgatgcaaaatatccacatttatttttatacaaaatCAGGTAACGCATACTGTAGTTCCACATGCACAAAGCCTTGCATGCAGTCAGACTCCCTACTGATGCAAAACAgctttgtttaggattttaatgcTAAATAGTTAAGTGATAGTTCTGCAtggatttcctccaggagctccagtttcctcccacagttcaaagacatgcagtcaggttaattggagatactaaaaattgcccttgggtgtgtgtctgtgatggactggcttcttgtccagggtgtttctgtgtgccttgtgcccattgagagctgggaagggctccagcaccccccacgaccgATTATAATAagcggcttagaaagtgagtgaattcagtgatgtaaataatataaatacctAATACACTATTCTGTGTGGATTATTTTTCTTTCCCTCTAATCTAGTCCTGTCCAGTTTCTTGATTGTAGCTTCCTGTGATGCTGCACCACCCATGCTCGTTTCACAGGGCATCAGACCACTGCACCTCTGGAGCACCCTTTATAAACTGTTTTAGTAAAATCGTATCTGGCTTTGCCAAGACATTCTGCTAGAAGACAGAGTATATATGAGCTTTTTCATTTATAAGCACCAAactgtttgtattttaaatgtattatctgTTAAAGTAGATTCTAGTTGAACTGTTAACTGAGCTAAAATCCATGTAATAGTTCAGCATTAGTCAAGTGCATGATGAATACAACAGTAACGTTCATGacatttacagttttacagCTCAGCATGATCAGAACTTCTGTTGTTAGTAAAGCACAATGCACCAggggttaagtgggtagcactgtcgcctcacagcaagaaggtcctgggttcgatccccaggtggggcggtccgggtcctttctgtgtggagtttgcaagttctccccgtgtccgtgtgggtttcctcccacagtccaaagacatgcaagtaaggtgaattggagacacaaaattgtccattgtCCAAATtgtctgtgtttgatatatccttgtgaactgatgaatcttgtgtaatgcgTGACTACTGCTCCGGTCATGAAAGTAACCAATAAccttctaataaacaaacaaacacagtacaCCAGGAAACATTCATCTAGATCCTTTATTAACTTGTATCTGCTTTTACATGATTGCAAATAAGTAGAAATGAGACAGAATTTTTTGCTAGTTGTGTGAAGGACAAAATGAAAACGGCCTCAGTTACATCATAATGAACAGTAGACGTTAATGATGATAATGCCTTTCACTGTAATTTCAGGACAAGAGGGagcagcagataaaagatggAACTTACCAGCGCCCCTACAGACTTTCATACTGAGCACTCGCTTGtattattactttaatattaaatttacTTGTAACTAATAATAAATTCCCTTTATTGAAGGACATCCGACTGCAGGTTTGAGCtctttattaatcatttttattctttatagttCACTATAGCTAAGCGttacatttttctttatttagaaataGAAGCTACAGTTCTGAAGCAGTTTGGACAATCCTGGTCAAACCTCATGTTTTGTTGGTAAGCAATGAAAATATGGTAAcatttttcacaatattataacAAGCCATTAGCTTTATCacacatttttgtttaattcAGCATCTGTGCTATAAATGTAAAACCAAATCATGACATTCGACCAGGAGTGTCTAAACTGCAGCGTAAAACCGgatacattgtgtttataccaTCAAACTTATTCCACTCTGATGTTGCATATTCTCATCTAGTGgacacaaactgcagctttttcTACTTGCTGCCAGGTTTCCAGTTTGGGTTGAAATGTTTCTTGAGAGGTTCCCAGCACTGGTAGTAGTTCTTGTCCAGACGCTGGCATGTCTCCAGACCCCACTTGGTGACCGCCATGCTGAAGGAGGACTCGAACATGAAGGCCTGTATCAGACATTTAAAGACAAATTACATTTTATCTTGATATTacaaaataactgtaataaacaaatatacacgatcagccataacattaaaaccacctccttgtttctacactcactgtccatttagaagcacttggtagttctacaattactgactgtagtccatctgtttctctacatacttttttagcctgccttcaccctgttcttcaatgcttgggaccactacagagcaggtattatttaagtggtggatcattctcagcactgcagtgaccctgacatggtggtggtgtgttagtgtgtgttgtgctggagtttttaaataccgagtccactcactatccactctagacactcctacctagttggtccaccttgtagatgtaaagtcagagacgatcgctcatctattgctgctgtttgagtcggtcatcttctagaccatcagtggtcacaggacgctgtccatgaggcgctgttggctggatgtttttggttggtggactattctcagtccagcagtgacagtgatgtcaGACTGTCACTGTCagattcataccagcacaacacacactaacaccaccaccatgtgtggtcagtgtcaatgcagtgctgagaatgatccaccacccaaataatacctactctgtagtggtccagaccattgaagaacagcatgaaagggggtaacaaagcatgtagagaaacagatggactacagtcagtaattgtagaactacaaagtgcttctatatgtgaagtggagctgataaaatggacagtgagtgtagaaacataaataaatcaagTGTTTTAAAACAGATTCAAGGAGCAGGGCAAGAATCTAAATCACAGTTTGCAAagattttacaataaaaggccAAATCATCTAAGTGAAGTTGtggccaaatcaggtatgcaggtCATAATGATGGTGGTGatccctaaatacaggagcagccgaaaggtTAAAAAGAATGAAGCAATAAATAATTTTGAACAGTCTAAAAATTCCTAATATtgaaataatgtttaaatttttttccctCCATTAAAATATTTCGTCATTCCTGTTGTGAAAGTGCACTGCCACGTGATACCAAGTGATAGGGTGGTTTAAAATAAACGAAACATACCATAGTTCCCTCGGCGACTCTCTCGGGTTTGAGCACGGCCGTGCTGTTCTTCTCGAAGCAGTCGGCATCGGGTCCGTGCGGGGTCATCATGCTGTGCAGGCTGCCTCCTCCAGGCTGGAAACCCTCTTCCTTCGCCTCATAGTGCCCCGTGATCAAGCCCATGAATTCACTCATACAGTTCCCTACGACACACACAGAGGGTGCTGTAGGACTGCAGGCTGCCTTTTATTTTAACTGGATGTTTAAAGCGGTTCAGACTTACTGTGATAGTAAGGGGGTCGGAAAGTGCGGTCAGCGACCCCCCAGCGAGGAGGGAAGACGACGAAGTCGGCGATGGCGACACCAGGCCGGGTGGTTTTGGCAGTCAGTACAGTGAAGATGGAGGGATCCTACAACAGAGAAGTGTTTTAATACTTGTATTGAATTTAGACATATGGGTTATTTGTATTCGCATACTAAGACATCTGGTATAAAAATGAGAGGTCAGATAAtgttatatttctgtttatttaaaaggTTTGTGGCTCATttcatgaaaatgttttttccATGTTCTTTCTAGAAGAAGTAAAAACAGTACAGCATTAAAGCGCCTCTAATAAAGTGTGCAGAATATTTCAGAGAACTGCTCTCCTGGGTGACCTGTTCCTGTGGTAGAATCCATCAATAAAATATTTGTGATTGATTAAAAGCTCACAGCTACAAGTAATCTGGTGCACTTTAAATTCATTACAATGTGAAACCAaccaaaccaaataaaaaagacacaatATCACAAGTGATTGAAATCTGTATACAGTTCCAAAAATGTTGAGACTGTAGGTAGAatgcaaatgaaacaaaaagagcaaagaaaagatatttaatgttttacctcaTCAACGTTTttgattttattagtattttgtttgttgtttaacgccatgtttacacattggttattCTCATGGCAGGATAGGTACCTAACagttgtacagtttatttattaatgttcttTGTCTACTGTCCTTTCTGGGTTTAGTTCTAGATGTGTACTATCAGTCCTGTATTTTTCAAAACATTGAGtctctgttttggttttgttaaaaatttCTGTCATTGTATTTGGCATTGCAAGTCTTTGTCGTCCTATGTTATATTTAGTACATTTTGTCAATACATGTTCAATGGTTATTTGTGTATTGCATTGTTCACATATCGGTGgattttattagtaaatgtatgtaaataaatCTTTAATTTAACACCAGGAACAACAAAATATCAAAATGTGATTTTAACTTGGGGTAACGTTCAGGTGCAATCATGCAACtgcataaaaatgtatataattttCTTCGTTTAAGTTGTGTTGCTtttaatagaccactgaagtcgtgtcgtcatatTGTCgcccacgccatgttgttatgcccatatttggtaacccgggtctaagagaaattttaaatggggaaaaatgaatggagatttcgaAAATTgcctctcgcatcctgtagtcataaaaatttttccaaagctgttacgttttgttttatggagaatCTTCTGTCTTATCACTGGATCGTCTGAATTatgtcaaaatatgaatattgctacacgtaagctaatgctactgcgcactgaattgacgtcactagactggaagcctcttaattaAGCGCACAAAGCAGCGGGATTCACCAGCGTAACAGTGCAGTGATATCCAcaagttttactttatatttttagtagctagctacattaaagtagaaagcgaggatggtcgggtgttacgcctttggttgcaGACACCAAACTGGAGGTATTGCGGGCTGCTCattgtagttcagtgacgtctaattaatgcgcagtagcgttagctttcgtgtagcattattagtattacgatcctttaacaacctcgtaattcagaggatccagtgatgtacaggagaaaaatgtacataggacaaaacgtacagggttctgaacatgtttattcagcacaggatgcgttagagccgATTTTTTTGAAAAACCCCGTTCATTTAGCCTATAGGAAATCTGACTTAGACCCGGGTTTCCAAATATGGGtgtaacgaggactacagaatgacgcacgacttcagtgtgTCTATTGTCACATTAGTTTGCTAAGTATCCTGAGACTTTCAGTTAATTGTTACAATGGCGAAACCCAAAATCATTCTAGTAGGTTTTTGTGACCCTGACTATGGTAGACTTGTAGTGCAATTGAAGGCCACGTCGCCTGTGGTTAACGTCTCTTAACGGCCGGGCGGGCACCTAGTAAAGAGTGCAGATGCTAGACTGGCCTTTAGAGATACAAAACAGAGAAGCCAGACTGCTGCTAGAGTGTTACATCAAGCAAGAcaggtatatatacagtgtatcacaaaagtgagtacacccctcacatttctgcagatattgaagtatatcttttcatgggacaacactgacaaaatgacactgacacaatgaaaagtagtctgtgtgcagcttatataacagtgtaaatttattcttccctcaaaataactcaatatacagccattaatgtctaaaccaccggcaacaaaagtgagtacacccctaagagactacacccctaaatgtccaaattgagcactgcttgtcattttccctccaaaatgtcatgtgatttgttagtgttactaggtctcaggtgtgcatagggagcaggtgtgttcaatttagtagtacagctctcacactctctcatactggtcactgaaagttccaacatggcacctcatggagGGAGGTTTATATCTATATAAGGTAAATCACGCATAAACACCAACTTTAGATTTAAACAGGCacataaaataatacaacattGCAATAGCTATGTACTCATGTACTTTGGCGTGTTGTAGTACATCTAGCAGTTTGTAGGGAATAGGCAGTATAGCACAGCTGTAGATGCCGTTTAGGACGCGTCCCGAGTGCGTTTAATTGCGATGTCAATCACTGTGCTTGGTGTCAGCCGAAACATGGCGGACTACAAGGAGGCACCTCTGGCTACTCGGCCGAAAACATTGGACCCAGCGGAGTATTTTAATGTTTCTCCGGAGTATCGAAGGGCTGAAGAGGAACGCGCTTCGATAAGAGCTCAGCTGAAGCGGCAGTACCAGCTCCAGCTCAACAATCCCCTCCGAAAAGAGCTCATTGTGAGTAGGAGAGAAACTGTTAGCTTGTGGCTAACCAGCGTCTCGAGCGCAAACGGCCGTCGACAGGGTATAAACATTGAAGTTggaaaatatgaatatttttattaaaatagaccaaacttattattttattacattttaaaacacagacAGTGTTGATAAATAActacaagtaaataaataaatacaacaagcCGCTCGGTTATCGTGACCTTGGTGGTTGTTTGTTAGCTAACGCTACCGAAGGTAACCGATGAATGATATTTTACTTGTGTAGTGTAAGTTGTAAACACGTTTCAGTAAttgaattatattaattaattgcagcattaatttgtataaaatgtaaaatatgtgaAATGTTCTCAGCAGGCttaaatttatttgtttatattgtgcAATGTTTGTCGTTTTATCAGATAATTACTGCCACACTAcagtaatatatttaattatactcTGGCTGTTAAAAGAGAAcaacttaaaataataaatacaatttaaaagaaACATGAGATATTTTTGCCATTTATCATCATAGCTTGTGGTTGCTTTGCAAATGCAAGACGATTTAGGATAAATTGTGtgcattagattagattagattagattagacagacagacagacagacagatagatactttattgatcctttgcaggtaatttctttgttacagcagctcacatcagacaacaaaCAACTGTTTACATACTTACAGCATTCACTAACAGTATTCACAGTAAACATTAGTCTTATGGTGCATGCACAGCATACAAAAATAGGATAGGATAAGACTTTATttatccccttagggaaattaacttacAGCAGTAGgaagacagaaaaaaacagaaagaaatacaactaagtgaaaatattgcacacatagtgtgtagttgtttactctaaaacacatcaaaaaattatatatacattagaaatatgcaaaatatattacgtattgcacttattgtaataCATTACACATTGCATTTCTTATTACACCATGAACATGTAGGTATAGGTATGAGTGAcgttacatattattattgttgtaagcCCTGATGGTAGCGCTCCTTCTTACACAGTGGATGGAGGAGTCTGGTGctgaaggagcttgttaggtcccctacagactcatgtagtggatgtgCGGTGTTGTCCAggatggatgacagcttggctatcatcctcctttctcccacctcctctacaggttGGAGAGGAAAGTTCAGGACAGAGCTCGCTTTCTTGATGAGCTTGTTTAGTCTTTTTCTGTCTCCTGCTGAGATTGCACCTCCCCAGCACACCACTCCATAGAAGATGGCTGATGCTACCACAGTGTCATAGAAAGATCTTAGCAGTAGTCGGCACACTCCAAAGGACCTCAGTCTCCTCAGTAGGTGGAGGCGACTTTGGCCCTTTCTATATAGGGCATCCGAGTTGctagaccagtccagtttgttattgaggtgaacacccaggtatttGTTCTCCTTCACTATCTCAATGTCCAAACACTGGATGCTCACAGGTGTGGTGTGATGCAACTTTTTTCTGAAGTCAATCACCAATTCTTTAGTTTTACTGGTGTTAATGTGAAGCACATTTAGTTCACACCAGGTAACAAAGTCCTTGATGATCCTCCTATATTCCGGTTTGTTCCCATCAGATAAACATCCAACAATGTATAGGTATATCCAACAATGTAGGTATATCCAACAATACCTACGTCCAGAAATGTAGGTATTTATATGTAAACGTTGGTCTTATGGTGCATGCGTAGCAtacaaattttttttcttttaatgggATGCTGTACGCTTGTCGCTTATCAGTCAACTGTCTATTAATGACGGTTGGTTATCTGTTAAAAGAAATTTAGAATTAGCATCTGTAATTTAAATGGTTATTTTAAGCAACAGCATTAACAGAAGGGTtaatcaaataatatatatacacttttcATTTTCATAAACCACCTGGTTAGAGTCGTGGTGGGTTCGGTTTCACCATGAAACACTgtgtgcaaggcagaaatacactggacagggtgccaacccATCCCTAAACGTAGCCAATCATTTACGTGTAGATGCCCACCCAGCCTATGAGTAGTGATGGGCTTGCTTTATACACTTCTGCATCAGCCAAGCAGTTTGTAAACTGATTAAAatactacatttattttattgtgaatAATAGGAGCTTGGTGATAAATTTACAGCCCACTTTTATGTACATGTTATGTCTCATGGCATGTTGCTATTGATTGAGCTATTGTAATGGCTGACGAGTCTTAATGCTCTGTTTTTTGGTGTTTTATCGTTTCTTAATTGCAGGAGGACCCTGCCCTCACCCGCTGGATATTCGCACGTACCGAGGTATATAACCACTTCAGACCATCGCCCAAATCATCGCTGATCGCCGGCTTGGTTGGAGTCGTCCCACTTTTTGTGCTGTATTATGTACTGAAGACTGACAGGGTAAGTAAACTGGGAACTCGAGACATGAATGTTTCTGCTGTTGTATCCATCAGAGGTCAAGTAAATTTTTCATAGAACTGAGTCAGTTCCTTGCCTTACGCTCATACCTAATCAAAAAtggtaaacaaataaaaaggaaTTCACACCATTAAACCAACTTCTTAAATGCCACCTTTAGGACTAGTAAAATATTGATTCCTTTATTTATGATCATTCTGCACAATAACGAGTTTGAAATGACGGCCGCAGCCCTGCAGtctttctttaaatatttactCTGCTGATGTTTAATTGTGGACTTTTGTGGTGCAAGGGGTTTACTAATAATAGGTATGCAAAATTGCCAATTTCTATTAACCTTCAAGCTTCGTGTCGcattatatacaatataattagCACGTTTTGAATTAAAAAGTCTTTACTGCCACGCtgactttatttaaataaagcataATGTCGAAAAATAGTCGTTTTATGTAGTTAGTCTAATCATAGAGTAAAGATGCGGTTGAGAAATTAATGCTCTTTTAGACTAATTATAAATtagttaataaaaattattagttaaaatatagatataattatatatgattataaaatgaaaataataataaataaataataaacctttATACTGCgatatgatgcaaaatatccacatttatttttatacaaaatCAGGTAACGCATACTGTAGTTCCACATGCACAAAGCCTTGCATGCAGTCAGACTCCCTACTGATGCAAAACAgctttgtttaggattttaatgcTAAATAGTTAAGTGATAGTTCTGCAtggatttcctccaggagctccagtttcctcccacagttcaaagacatgcagtcaggttaattggagatactaaaaattgcccttgggtgtgtgtctgtgatggactggcttcttgtccagggtgtttctgtgtgccttgtgcccattgagagctgggaagggctccagcaccccccacgaccgATTATAATAagcggcttagaaagtgagtgaattcagtgatgtaaataatataaatacctAATACACTATTCTGTGTGGATTATTTTTCTTTCCCTCTAATCTAGTCCTGTCCAGTTTCTTGATTGTAGCTTCCTGTGATGCTGCACCACCCATGCTCGTTTCACAGGGCATCAGACCACTGCACCTCTGGAGCACCCTTTATAAACTGTTTTAGTAAAATCGTATCTGGCTTTGCCAAGACATTCTGCTAGAAGACAGAGTATATATGAGCTTTTTCATTTATAAGCACCAAactgtttgtattttaaatgtattatctgTTAAAGTAGATTCTAGTTGAACTGTTAACTGAGCTAAAATCCATGTAATAGTTCAGCATTAGTCAAGTGCATGATGAATACAACAGTAACGTTCATGacatttacagttttacagCTCAGCATGATCAGAACTTCTGTTGTTAGTAAAGCACAATGCACCAggggttaagtgggtagcactgtcgcctcacagcaagaaggtcctgggttcgatccccaggtggggcggtccgggtcctttctgtgtggagtttgcaagttctccccgtgtccgtgtgggtttcctcccacagtccaaagacatgcaagtaaggtgaattggagacacaaaattgtccattgtCCAAATtgtctgtgtttgatatatccttgtgaactgatgaatcttgtgtaatgcgTGACTACTGCTCCGGTCATGAAAGTAACCAATAAccttctaataaacaaacaaacacagtacaCCAGGAAACATTCATCTAGATCCTTTATTAACTTGTATCTGCTTTTACATGATTGCAAATAAGTAGAAATGAGACAGAATTTTTTGCTAGTTGTGTGAAGGACAAAATGAAAACGGCCTCAGTTACATCATAATGAACAGTAGACGTTAATGATGATAATGCCTTTCACTGTAATTTCAGGACAAGAGGGagcagcagataaaagatggAACTTACCAGCGCCCCTACAGACTTTCATACTGAGCACTCGCTTGtattattactttaatattaaatttacTTGTAACTAATAATAAATTCCCTTTATTGAAGGACATCCGACTGCAGGTTTGAGCtctttattaatcatttttattctttatagttCACTATAGCTAAGCGttacatttttctttatttagaaataGAAGCTACAGTTCTGAAGCAGTTTGGACAATCCTGGTCAAACCTCATGTTTTGTTGGTAAGCAATGAAAATATGGTAAcatttttcacaatattataacAAGCCATTAGCTTTATCacacatttttgtttaattcAGCATCTGTGCTATAAATGTAAAACCAAATCATGACATTCGACCAGGAGTGTCTAAACTGCAGCGTAAAACCGgatacattgtgtttataccaTCAAACTTATTCCACTCTGATGTTGCATATTCTCATCTAGTGgacacaaactgcagctttttcTACTTGCTGCC
Protein-coding regions in this window:
- the LOC134301156 gene encoding NADH dehydrogenase [ubiquinone] 1 beta subcomplex subunit 4-like, which encodes MSITVLGVSRNMADYKEAPLATRPKTLDPAEYFNVSPEYRRAEEERASIRAQLKRQYQLQLNNPLRKELIEDPALTRWIFARTEVYNHFRPSPKSSLIAGLVGVVPLFVLYYVLKTDRDKREQQIKDGTYQRPYRLSY
- the LOC134301158 gene encoding homogentisate 1,2-dioxygenase-like; the encoded protein is MSEFMGLITGHYEAKEEGFQPGGGSLHSMMTPHGPDADCFEKNSTAVLKPERVAEGTMAFMFESSFSMAVTKWGLETCQRLDKNYYQCWEPLKKHFNPNWKPGSK
- the ndufb4 gene encoding NADH dehydrogenase [ubiquinone] 1 beta subcomplex subunit 4 isoform X2, translating into MSITVLGVSRNMADYKEAPLATRPKTLDPAEYFNVSPEYRRAEEERASIRAQLKRQYQLQLNNPLRKELIVSRRETVSLWLTSVSSANGRRQGGPCPHPLDIRTYRGI
- the ndufb4 gene encoding NADH dehydrogenase [ubiquinone] 1 beta subcomplex subunit 4 isoform X1, producing MADYKEAPLATRPKTLDPAEYFNVSPEYRRAEEERASIRAQLKRQYQLQLNNPLRKELIEDPALTRWIFARTEVYNHFRPSPKSSLIAGLVGVVPLFVLYYVLKTDRDKREQQIKDGTYQRPYRLSY